The following coding sequences lie in one Bos indicus isolate NIAB-ARS_2022 breed Sahiwal x Tharparkar chromosome 12, NIAB-ARS_B.indTharparkar_mat_pri_1.0, whole genome shotgun sequence genomic window:
- the TEX29 gene encoding testis-expressed protein 29: MRYAPEFKKSPSHLLKKFAVCDIPLYDICDYNVSRDRCKELGCCFYKGICYEKAVPSYVQVFSALIVIIAGAFVITIIYRVIQESRRDKEVPTEAPVSAKSSAQVETQPPSSAGAGSKAPSVERPQSKESRTEDASLIVTEEEETED, encoded by the exons ATGAGATATGCGCCCGAGTTCAAGAAGTCCCCCTCGCACCTCCTGAAGAAATTTGCAG TGTGCGACATCCCGCTGTACGACATATGTGACTACAACGTCAGCAGGGATCGCTGCAAGGAGCTTGGCTGCTGCTTCTATAAAGGCATCTGCTACGAGAAGGCTGTGCCCA GTTACGTACAGGTGTTTTCCGCCCTGATCGTGATCATTGCTGGGGCTTTTGTCATCACCATCATTTACAG AGTCATCCAGGAGAGCCGGAGAGACAAGGAAGTCCCCACGGAGGCGCCTGTGTCGGCCAAGTCCAGCGCCCAGGTGGAGACGCAGCCCCCCAGCAGCGCGGGGGCGGGCTCGAAGGCCCCGAGCGTGGAGAGGCCGCAGTCCAAGGAGAGCCGCACGGAGGACG CGAGTCTCATAGTaacagaggaggaggaaacagaggacTGA